The Lytechinus pictus isolate F3 Inbred chromosome 10, Lp3.0, whole genome shotgun sequence genome includes a window with the following:
- the LOC129270005 gene encoding heparan sulfate glucosamine 3-O-sulfotransferase 3A1-like, whose protein sequence is MNLVEPQERPEDHVMKLGVPTKFHRKVGMTNRFAIGLAVVTLTCSLSFIALSHPEAVSTRQQNQSVREIIPDDYVSTCHRRHEDGSRALLPEKYLTINDCKKRLPDVVVLGTKKCGTGALRVFLDTHPSVVFSKKAEAKFFTQNYKKGLDWYVQIMRPTANGQVGMEKSPGYFFSSEAARRIKSDLPESTKFIVILCNPVRRTISEFTFEQLNKIKDKFQVDTDEAKVIAKRTFNSSKFEKYITTSSGRIRTNVDIITHSMYDKYILSWLKLFSRSRFLFVDGDNFTHNPVTVLNEIEQFIDVPRYFNSSRFYFDKEKGFFCLSEPFKQCLRSTKGLEHPPVDRTVLRKLRELFKAHDFATSILTLKNFTWMKNDYGTKVQP, encoded by the coding sequence ATGAACCTTGTGGAACCTCAAGAGAGGCCAGAAGACCACGTCATGAAACTAGGGGTCCCTACCAAATTTCACCGGAAAGTCGGGATGACCAATCGGTTCGCTATCGGTCTCGCAGTAGTAACACTCACTTGCTCACTTTCGTTCATAGCACTGAGTCATCCTGAAGCAGTTTCGACAAGACAACAGAATCAGTCCGTTCGGGAGATAATTCCTGATGATTACGTCAGCACCTGTCACAGGCGCCATGAGGATGGGTCCCGTGCGTTGCTTCCAGAGAAGTACTTGACGATAAACGACTGCAAGAAACGCCTACCGGATGTCGTTGTCCTGGGCACCAAGAAATGTGGCACCGGAGCTTTACGCGTCTTTCTAGATACCCATCCAAGCGTTGTCTTTTCTAAGAAAGCTGAGGCGAAATTCTTCACGCAAAACTACAAGAAAGGACTTGATTGGTATGTACAGATCATGAGACCTACAGCAAATGGTCAAGTTGGCATGGAAAAGTCTCCAGGGTATTTCTTTTCAAGCGAAGCAGCCAGACGTATTAAATCAGACTTACCAGAAAGCACCAAGTTCATTGTAATTCTCTGCAATCCAGTAAGGAGAACAATATCTGAGTTCACTTTCGAGCAGCTCAATAAAATTAAAGACAAGTTTCAGGTGGACACTGATGAAGCCAAAGTGATCGCCAAAAGGACTTTCAATTCTAGTAAATTTGAGAAATATATCACGACATCTTCCGGTCGTATTAGGACAAACGTAGATATCATCACTCACAGTATGTACGATAAATATATTCTATCGTGGCTCAAGCTCTTCTCACGCTCACGATTCCTTTTCGTCGATGGCGACAACTTCACCCACAACCCCGTCACTGTTCTCAACGAAATAGAGCAATTTATTGACGTTCCGCGTTACTTTAACAGCAGCAGATTCTACTTCGATAAAGAAAAGGGTTTCTTTTGTCTTTCAGAACCTTTCAAGCAGTGTCTACGGTCAACCAAGGGCTTGGAACACCCACCCGTTGATAGGACAGTATTGAGGAAACTCAGAGAACTCTTTAAAGCGCATGACTTTGCTACGAGTATTCTAACATTAAAGAATTTCACATGGATGAAGAATGATTACGGTACCAAGGTACAACCTTGA